A genomic region of Pseudomonas frederiksbergensis contains the following coding sequences:
- a CDS encoding YdcF family protein — protein MPFRYFVKQLLLPPGIFLLLLALAWWLRRSRPRLAGLCFALGAGGFWLMSLPVVVQWGAKALEREPPLARSEWATLAERADVIVVLGAGRERGDLAWGSDQPTGVALERERYAARLAKASGLPVLTSGGLHYGTPPTEAKMMADSLQDDFGVTVRWQEGRSLTTWENAQFTAEMLEPLGLKRVVVVTQAWHMPRSVWSFERSGLTVVPAPVGFLGTDNAEPLGGWMPTFKSIWRSGQLLNEAVGQIGYLIFYR, from the coding sequence ATGCCTTTTCGTTATTTCGTTAAACAACTTCTGCTGCCGCCCGGCATTTTCTTGCTGTTGCTTGCGCTCGCCTGGTGGTTGCGCCGCTCTAGACCACGCCTTGCAGGGCTGTGTTTTGCCTTGGGTGCGGGTGGGTTCTGGTTAATGAGTTTGCCGGTCGTCGTGCAGTGGGGCGCCAAGGCCCTTGAGCGTGAACCACCGCTGGCACGCAGCGAATGGGCGACCCTGGCCGAGCGCGCAGATGTGATTGTGGTGTTGGGGGCGGGGCGCGAGCGCGGCGACCTTGCCTGGGGTTCCGATCAGCCGACCGGTGTAGCGCTGGAGCGTGAGCGATATGCAGCGCGGCTGGCGAAGGCATCAGGCCTGCCCGTATTGACCAGTGGCGGCCTGCACTACGGCACGCCACCGACCGAAGCAAAGATGATGGCCGATTCGTTGCAGGATGATTTTGGTGTCACGGTTCGTTGGCAGGAAGGGCGCAGCCTCACCACCTGGGAAAACGCTCAATTCACTGCCGAAATGCTGGAGCCTTTGGGGTTGAAACGGGTCGTAGTGGTGACGCAAGCCTGGCATATGCCGCGCAGTGTCTGGAGTTTCGAGCGGTCGGGTTTGACCGTGGTGCCGGCACCGGTGGGCTTTTTGGGCACCGATAATGCCGAACCGTTGGGTGGCTGGATGCCAACGTTCAAATCGATCTGGCGATCGGGTCAGTTGTTGAATGAGGCCGTGGGGCAGATCGGCTATTTGATCTTTTACCGCTGA
- a CDS encoding LPS-assembly lipoprotein LptE, with protein sequence MIKRNLLVMGLAVLLSACGFQLRGTGTAELAIKELDLSARNAYGETVTLMRQVLESSGVKVYAGAPYKLVFTDEQESLRTLSYVGGGQSAEYELTNVLNYQIVGHNSLSLLDDKLQVQKVYMHAGNNLAGSDQEAAEVRKEMRRDLVQRMMLRLQQLTPAQLDQMQQNADARAKAEADALEAARKAEANTPRQSPIQVPTE encoded by the coding sequence ATGATCAAACGCAATCTGCTGGTGATGGGGCTCGCTGTACTGTTGAGCGCCTGCGGCTTCCAGCTGCGCGGTACCGGTACCGCCGAACTGGCGATCAAGGAACTCGATCTGAGCGCACGCAACGCCTATGGCGAAACCGTGACGTTGATGCGCCAGGTGCTTGAAAGCAGCGGCGTCAAAGTCTATGCCGGCGCACCTTACAAGCTGGTATTCACCGACGAACAGGAAAGCCTGCGCACCCTCAGTTACGTCGGTGGCGGCCAATCGGCCGAGTATGAGCTGACCAACGTGCTGAACTATCAAATCGTCGGCCACAACAGCCTGTCCCTGCTCGACGACAAACTGCAGGTGCAGAAGGTCTACATGCACGCCGGTAACAACCTGGCAGGCTCTGACCAGGAAGCCGCCGAAGTGCGCAAGGAAATGCGTCGTGATCTGGTGCAACGCATGATGTTGCGCCTGCAACAGCTCACTCCGGCTCAACTGGATCAGATGCAGCAGAACGCCGACGCCCGTGCGAAGGCGGAAGCCGACGCGCTGGAAGCAGCACGTAAAGCTGAAGCGAACACTCCGCGTCAATCACCTATCCAAGTGCCGACCGAGTAA
- the lnt gene encoding apolipoprotein N-acyltransferase, which yields MRWITRPGWPGNLLAVAAGALTTLALAPFDIWPLALLAVGFFYAGLRELTPRQALGRGWCFGFGLFGAGTSWIYYSIHNFGGASMLLAGLLMLAFTAAIAWFFALPAWLWARWLRRNEAPLADALAFAALWVAQEAFRGWFLTGFPWLYSGYSQLDGPLAGLAPLGGMWLISFSLALTAALVYNLPRLIKAGHKGFIVAGLLLLAAPWVIGLLLKGHAWTSPSGNPLSVAAIQGNIEQSMKWDPAQLNEQLALYRDMSFSSKRVDLLIWPETAVPVLKESAEGYLSMMGNFAAERNSALITGVPIREEVHHEKRFFNGITVVGQGDGTYLKQKLVPFGEYVPLQDLLRGLIAFFDLPMSDFARGPADQPLLQAKGYQIAPFICYEVVYPEFAASLSARSDLLLTISNDTWFGTSIGPLQHLQMAQMRALEAGRWMIRATNNGVTGLIDPFGKITAQIPQFERGILYGEVVPMHNLTPYLQWRSWPLVILCVLLFGWALLASRIAKTV from the coding sequence ATGCGTTGGATCACCCGCCCCGGCTGGCCCGGTAACCTGCTGGCCGTGGCGGCCGGCGCACTCACTACCCTGGCCTTGGCGCCGTTCGATATCTGGCCGCTGGCGTTGCTGGCGGTCGGATTCTTCTATGCAGGCCTTCGTGAACTGACACCTCGTCAGGCGCTGGGTCGCGGTTGGTGCTTCGGTTTCGGCCTGTTTGGCGCGGGCACCAGCTGGATCTACTACAGCATCCACAACTTTGGTGGCGCTTCGATGCTGCTCGCCGGGTTGCTGATGCTGGCTTTCACCGCCGCGATTGCCTGGTTCTTCGCCCTGCCCGCCTGGCTCTGGGCACGCTGGTTGCGCCGTAACGAAGCGCCATTGGCCGACGCCTTGGCATTTGCGGCGCTGTGGGTTGCTCAGGAAGCGTTTCGTGGCTGGTTCCTCACCGGTTTTCCATGGCTCTATTCCGGTTACAGCCAACTCGACGGCCCGCTCGCCGGATTGGCGCCATTGGGCGGCATGTGGCTGATTTCCTTCAGCTTGGCCCTGACCGCCGCGCTGGTGTACAACCTGCCACGCCTGATCAAGGCCGGGCACAAAGGCTTTATCGTCGCCGGCCTGCTGTTGCTGGCTGCGCCGTGGGTCATCGGCCTGTTGCTCAAAGGTCACGCATGGACCAGCCCTTCGGGCAACCCGCTGAGCGTCGCGGCGATTCAAGGCAACATCGAACAAAGCATGAAGTGGGACCCGGCGCAGCTCAACGAGCAACTGGCGCTGTACCGCGACATGAGCTTCAGCTCCAAACGCGTCGACCTGCTGATCTGGCCGGAAACCGCGGTCCCGGTGCTCAAGGAGTCCGCCGAGGGCTACCTGAGCATGATGGGCAACTTCGCCGCAGAACGTAATTCGGCGCTGATTACCGGGGTGCCTATTCGTGAGGAAGTCCACCACGAGAAACGCTTTTTCAATGGCATCACGGTGGTAGGCCAAGGCGACGGCACCTACCTCAAGCAAAAACTGGTGCCATTTGGCGAATACGTGCCGCTGCAAGATCTGCTGCGGGGGCTGATCGCGTTCTTTGACCTGCCGATGTCGGATTTCGCCCGCGGCCCGGCTGATCAGCCGTTGTTGCAAGCCAAGGGTTATCAGATTGCACCGTTCATCTGTTACGAAGTGGTCTACCCGGAATTTGCCGCCAGCCTTTCGGCGCGCAGCGATTTGCTGCTGACCATCAGCAACGACACCTGGTTCGGCACCTCCATCGGCCCGCTGCAACACCTGCAGATGGCGCAGATGCGGGCGCTGGAAGCCGGCCGCTGGATGATTCGTGCGACCAACAACGGCGTCACCGGGTTGATCGACCCATTTGGCAAGATCACCGCGCAGATCCCGCAATTCGAACGCGGCATTCTCTACGGCGAAGTGGTACCGATGCATAACCTGACGCCCTACCTGCAATGGCGCTCGTGGCCGCTGGTTATCCTTTGCGTGCTGCTGTTTGGCTGGGCATTGCTGGCAAGCCGGATCGCCAAGACGGTTTAA
- the holA gene encoding DNA polymerase III subunit delta, giving the protein MKLAPAQLGKHLQGTLAPVYIISGDDPLLCQEAADAIRSAARQQGFDERQVFSADASFDWGTLLQAGASMSLFAEKRLLELRLPSGKPGDKGAAALMEYCSRPAEDTLLLISLPKLDGSAQKTKWGKALVEGPQTQFVQIWPVDTHQLPQWIRQRLSQAGLAASQDAVELIAARVEGNLLAAAQEIEKLKLMAEGGQITVETVQTAVADSARFDVFGLTDAILNGEAAHALRMLEGLRGEGVEPPVILWALARELRLLANLSLQYSQGVPLDKAFSQARPPVWDKRKPLMSKALQRHSAQRWAQLLLDAQRIDAQIKGQAAGSPWMSLSRLSLLMAGQRLALPAE; this is encoded by the coding sequence ATGAAACTAGCCCCCGCCCAGCTCGGCAAACACCTGCAAGGCACCCTTGCGCCTGTTTACATCATCAGTGGTGATGACCCACTGCTCTGTCAGGAGGCTGCCGACGCCATCCGCTCTGCTGCCCGCCAGCAAGGCTTTGACGAGCGTCAGGTGTTCAGCGCAGACGCCAGTTTCGACTGGGGTACGCTGCTGCAAGCCGGCGCCAGTATGTCGTTGTTCGCCGAAAAGCGTCTGCTGGAGTTGCGCTTGCCGTCCGGCAAACCGGGCGACAAGGGTGCAGCAGCACTGATGGAGTACTGCTCCCGTCCGGCCGAAGACACCTTGCTGTTGATCAGCCTGCCAAAGCTCGACGGTAGCGCGCAAAAAACCAAGTGGGGCAAGGCGCTGGTCGAAGGCCCACAGACCCAGTTCGTGCAAATCTGGCCGGTAGATACCCACCAGTTGCCGCAGTGGATTCGTCAACGTCTGTCCCAGGCTGGGCTTGCCGCCAGCCAGGACGCTGTCGAACTGATCGCTGCACGGGTGGAAGGCAACCTGCTGGCGGCCGCCCAGGAAATCGAAAAGCTCAAGCTGATGGCCGAAGGTGGCCAGATCACGGTCGAAACCGTGCAAACCGCGGTCGCCGACAGTGCGCGTTTCGATGTTTTCGGGCTGACCGATGCGATTCTTAACGGCGAAGCCGCTCACGCGTTGCGCATGCTTGAAGGCTTGCGCGGCGAAGGCGTCGAACCACCGGTGATTCTTTGGGCGCTGGCCCGAGAGCTTCGGCTACTGGCGAACCTGTCGCTGCAATACAGCCAGGGTGTGCCGCTGGACAAAGCCTTCAGCCAGGCCCGACCGCCCGTCTGGGACAAGCGCAAGCCCCTGATGAGTAAGGCCCTGCAACGCCATTCGGCGCAGCGCTGGGCGCAACTGCTGCTCGATGCCCAGCGTATCGACGCACAAATCAAGGGCCAGGCTGCAGGTTCGCCATGGATGAGCCTGAGCCGCTTGTCGTTGTTGATGGCCGGCCAGCGTCTGGCATTGCCTGCCGAGTAA
- a CDS encoding S66 peptidase family protein, which produces MTTRSTLVISEHAPVPALPAEGLIGVIAPAGPAALDCERALQWMRARGYSLRIFPGVLESDGYLAGSDDVRLKDLHEAFSDPAIDAILCLRGGYGSPRLLDRIDFELLRRNAKPFVGYSDITALHLAISRYAGFVTFHGPMLNADLLGNKQQPTESSLFSLLRGQLSAGSLLVHPVAYPLTMIEPGIARGRLLGGNLSMIAATLGTPFEIDSDGIILFIEDINEPLYRIDRLLTHLRLAGKLNTLRGVLVGDVAGVDSDALARLLKQTFEPLRIPVLAGWRSGHCDPNLTLPMGALVTLDAGSKALWLEQDVVFK; this is translated from the coding sequence ATGACCACTCGCTCGACCCTCGTTATTTCCGAGCATGCTCCAGTCCCGGCGTTACCCGCTGAAGGGCTGATCGGTGTCATTGCGCCGGCTGGCCCGGCGGCACTGGATTGCGAAAGGGCCCTTCAATGGATGCGTGCACGCGGGTATTCGCTGCGGATTTTTCCGGGGGTGCTGGAGAGTGACGGCTATCTGGCTGGCAGTGACGACGTTCGTCTGAAGGATCTCCATGAGGCGTTTAGCGATCCGGCCATTGATGCAATTCTCTGCCTGCGCGGCGGTTACGGCAGTCCGCGCTTACTGGACCGGATCGACTTCGAGTTGCTGCGGCGCAATGCCAAGCCATTTGTTGGCTATAGCGACATTACTGCGCTGCACTTGGCCATCAGCCGTTATGCGGGGTTCGTGACCTTTCATGGGCCGATGCTCAACGCCGACCTGCTGGGGAACAAGCAACAACCTACCGAGTCTTCGCTGTTCAGCCTGCTCAGAGGCCAACTGAGCGCCGGGAGCCTCTTGGTGCACCCGGTGGCATACCCATTGACCATGATCGAACCTGGCATCGCTCGTGGGCGTTTGCTGGGCGGTAATCTGTCGATGATTGCTGCGACCCTGGGCACGCCTTTTGAAATCGATAGCGACGGGATCATTCTGTTCATTGAGGACATCAACGAGCCGTTGTATCGCATCGACCGGTTGCTGACCCATCTGCGCCTGGCCGGCAAGCTGAACACGCTGCGCGGGGTACTGGTGGGGGATGTGGCAGGCGTGGACAGCGATGCATTGGCGCGATTGCTCAAGCAAACCTTCGAGCCGTTGCGCATTCCGGTGCTCGCCGGTTGGCGCAGCGGCCATTGCGACCCGAACCTGACGCTGCCCATGGGGGCGTTGGTAACGCTGGATGCGGGGAGCAAGGCGTTGTGGCTGGAGCAGGATGTGGTGTTCAAGTAA
- the arfA gene encoding alternative ribosome rescue factor ArfA has protein sequence MSTRKRPNKAKSIVAQPLFRSRQEQPGKGKGSYRREAFQSKSWEASYFLAA, from the coding sequence ATGAGCACACGCAAGCGGCCCAACAAGGCCAAATCCATTGTCGCCCAGCCACTGTTCCGCAGCCGTCAGGAACAACCCGGCAAGGGCAAAGGCAGCTACCGCCGCGAAGCCTTCCAGTCTAAAAGCTGGGAGGCTTCTTACTTTCTGGCGGCATGA
- a CDS encoding lytic murein transglycosylase, giving the protein MPLCLSRRWHLRQLIAASSLVLLVACAEKPTAADAQPLQTVPVAAAPAIIPPIVPTGDNLDIQPTQTFDEWEAGFRKDALAAGIRPDVFDRAFAGVTLDMSVIRADRSQPEFTRPVWEYLDGALSAARVRKGQALLSQYAETLTAIEQHYGVDRQALVAVWGMESNFGSFQGDKSVIRSLATLAYEGRRPGFAHTQLLAALQILQQGDIPPEKMLGSWAGAMGQTQFIPTTYLTHAVDFDGTGRRDIWGSPTDALASTAHYLQSSGWQKGQPWGFEVQLASGFDYSLADGATRKSVAEWMQMGIKLPSGGVVPPGSEQLSAALLLPAGYRGPAFLILDNFRAVLKYNNSSSYALAVNLLSERFTGAGLINGDWPKDDLPLSRSERIELQSLLSANNYDSGNADGIIGANTRKAIRSAQQSFGWPADGYPTHKLLEGLRNR; this is encoded by the coding sequence ATGCCCCTTTGTCTTTCCCGTCGTTGGCACTTGCGCCAACTGATTGCTGCCTCCAGCCTTGTTCTGCTTGTCGCCTGCGCGGAAAAACCCACCGCCGCCGACGCGCAACCGCTTCAGACCGTCCCCGTTGCGGCCGCCCCGGCCATCATTCCTCCGATAGTGCCCACTGGCGACAATCTCGACATCCAGCCGACCCAGACCTTCGACGAATGGGAAGCCGGTTTTCGCAAGGATGCCCTCGCCGCCGGTATCCGCCCGGATGTGTTCGACCGCGCCTTTGCCGGTGTCACGCTGGACATGAGCGTGATCCGCGCCGACCGCAGCCAACCGGAGTTTACCCGCCCCGTGTGGGAATACCTCGATGGCGCGCTCTCCGCCGCGCGCGTGCGCAAAGGCCAGGCATTACTCAGCCAGTACGCCGAGACCTTGACCGCCATCGAGCAGCATTATGGTGTCGACCGCCAGGCACTTGTGGCGGTCTGGGGCATGGAAAGTAACTTCGGCAGTTTCCAGGGCGACAAATCGGTGATCCGTTCGCTGGCGACCCTGGCCTACGAAGGCCGGCGACCAGGCTTTGCTCACACCCAATTGCTGGCCGCTCTACAGATTCTGCAACAGGGTGATATCCCCCCCGAGAAGATGCTCGGTTCCTGGGCCGGCGCCATGGGCCAGACCCAGTTCATCCCGACCACCTACCTCACCCACGCGGTAGATTTTGACGGCACTGGTCGCCGCGATATCTGGGGTAGCCCAACCGACGCATTGGCCTCCACCGCCCATTACCTGCAAAGCTCCGGCTGGCAGAAAGGCCAGCCTTGGGGCTTCGAAGTGCAACTGGCGAGTGGTTTCGACTATTCGCTGGCTGACGGTGCGACTCGCAAAAGCGTCGCTGAGTGGATGCAAATGGGCATCAAACTGCCCAGCGGTGGCGTCGTTCCACCCGGTTCCGAACAACTGTCAGCCGCCCTGCTGTTGCCCGCCGGTTATCGCGGCCCGGCGTTCCTGATCCTCGACAACTTCCGCGCAGTCCTCAAGTACAACAACTCCTCGTCTTATGCATTGGCGGTGAATTTGTTGTCCGAGCGCTTCACGGGGGCAGGACTGATCAATGGCGACTGGCCAAAGGATGACTTGCCCTTGAGCCGTTCCGAACGCATCGAACTGCAGAGTTTGCTGAGCGCCAACAACTACGACTCGGGGAACGCCGACGGCATCATCGGCGCCAACACCCGCAAGGCCATTCGCAGCGCCCAGCAGTCGTTTGGCTGGCCGGCAGATGGTTACCCGACGCACAAGTTGCTGGAAGGTTTGCGTAACCGCTAA
- the leuS gene encoding leucine--tRNA ligase: protein MHEHYQPREIENAAQSFWDEQKSFEVSEQPGKETFYCLSMFPYPSGKLHMGHVRNYTIGDVISRYQRMQGKNVLQPMGWDAFGMPAENAAMKNNVAPAKWTYENIAYMKTQLRSLGLAVDWSREVTTCKPDYYRWEQWLFTRLFEKGVIYRKNGTVNWDPIDQTVLANEQVIDGRGWRSGALIEKREIPMYYFKITAYADELLSSLDDLPGWPEQVKTMQRNWIGKSRGMEVQFPYNVDSIGEAGTLKVFTTRPDTLMGATYVAVAAEHHLATLAAQNNPELQAFIAECKGGSVAEADVATQEKKGLPTSLFVEHPLTGEKLPVWVANYVLMHYGDGAVMAVPAHDERDFEFATKYGLPIKSVVRTSAGDENPAPWQDAYGEHGTLINSGEFDGLDFAGAFDAMEVALIKKNLGASRTQFRLRDWGISRQRYWGCPIPIIHCDTCGDVPVPEDQLPVVLPEDVVPDGAGSPLARMPEFYECSCPKCGAPAKRETDTMDTFVESSWYYARYASPHYEGGLVEKSAADHWLPVDQYIGGIEHAILHLLYARFFHKLMRDEGLVSSNEPFKNLLTQGMVIAETYYRREANGAYTWFNPADVELERDSKAKVISAKLIADGLPVEIGGTEKMAKSKNNGVDPQSMIDQFGADTCRLFMMFASPPDMSAEWSDSGVEGSHRFLKRVWRLAQAHVTQGLPGKLDVANLNDDQKAVRRAIHLAIKQASHDVGQNHKFNTAIAQVMTLMNVLEKAPQGTEQDRALIHEGLETITLLLAPITPHISHELWHRLGHADPVIDAGWPVLDDSALVQDSLQLVIQVNGKLRGHIEMPASASREEVEAAARANENVLRFVDGLTIRKVIVVPGKLVNIVAS from the coding sequence ATGCACGAACACTATCAGCCCCGCGAAATCGAAAATGCTGCCCAGTCGTTCTGGGACGAGCAAAAGTCCTTTGAAGTCAGTGAACAGCCAGGCAAGGAGACTTTCTACTGCCTGTCGATGTTCCCTTACCCCAGCGGCAAGCTACACATGGGGCACGTGCGCAACTACACCATCGGCGACGTGATCTCCCGCTATCAGCGCATGCAAGGCAAAAACGTCCTGCAACCCATGGGTTGGGACGCTTTCGGCATGCCAGCGGAAAACGCTGCGATGAAGAACAACGTCGCGCCGGCCAAATGGACCTACGAAAACATCGCCTACATGAAAACCCAGCTGCGCAGCCTGGGTCTGGCAGTCGACTGGTCGCGCGAAGTCACCACCTGCAAGCCTGATTACTACCGCTGGGAACAATGGCTGTTCACTCGCCTGTTCGAAAAAGGTGTGATCTACCGTAAAAACGGCACCGTGAACTGGGACCCGATCGACCAGACCGTTCTGGCCAACGAACAGGTGATCGACGGTCGCGGCTGGCGTTCCGGCGCGCTGATCGAAAAGCGCGAAATCCCGATGTACTACTTCAAGATCACCGCCTATGCGGATGAACTGCTTTCGAGCCTCGACGACCTGCCGGGCTGGCCCGAGCAAGTCAAAACCATGCAGCGCAACTGGATTGGCAAATCCCGCGGCATGGAGGTGCAGTTCCCGTACAACGTCGACTCGATCGGCGAAGCCGGCACACTGAAAGTCTTCACCACCCGTCCGGACACCCTGATGGGCGCGACCTATGTTGCCGTCGCTGCCGAGCACCACCTGGCGACCCTGGCCGCGCAGAACAACCCTGAGCTGCAAGCGTTCATCGCCGAATGCAAAGGCGGCAGCGTGGCCGAAGCCGACGTTGCCACCCAGGAGAAAAAAGGCCTGCCAACCTCACTGTTCGTCGAGCACCCGCTGACGGGCGAAAAACTGCCGGTGTGGGTCGCCAACTACGTGCTGATGCACTACGGCGATGGCGCGGTCATGGCGGTACCGGCTCATGACGAGCGTGACTTCGAATTCGCCACCAAGTACGGCCTGCCGATCAAATCGGTAGTCCGCACCAGCGCTGGCGACGAGAACCCGGCCCCGTGGCAAGACGCCTACGGTGAGCATGGCACGCTGATCAACTCCGGTGAATTCGACGGTCTGGACTTCGCTGGCGCGTTCGACGCCATGGAAGTTGCCCTGATCAAGAAGAACCTCGGCGCCTCGCGCACCCAGTTCCGTCTGCGCGACTGGGGTATCAGCCGTCAGCGTTACTGGGGCTGCCCGATCCCGATCATCCACTGCGATACCTGCGGTGACGTGCCGGTACCGGAAGACCAGTTGCCTGTCGTGCTGCCGGAAGACGTTGTACCCGATGGCGCCGGTTCGCCATTGGCGCGCATGCCCGAGTTCTACGAATGCAGCTGCCCAAAATGCGGCGCGCCTGCCAAGCGTGAAACCGACACCATGGACACCTTTGTCGAGTCGTCCTGGTACTACGCCCGTTATGCCTCGCCGCATTACGAAGGCGGTCTGGTGGAAAAATCCGCAGCCGATCACTGGCTGCCGGTGGATCAGTACATCGGCGGTATCGAACACGCGATACTGCACCTGCTTTATGCGCGCTTCTTCCACAAACTGATGCGTGACGAAGGTCTGGTCAGCTCCAACGAGCCGTTCAAGAACCTGCTGACCCAGGGCATGGTGATCGCCGAGACTTACTATCGTCGTGAAGCCAACGGTGCCTACACCTGGTTCAACCCTGCGGACGTCGAACTTGAACGCGACAGCAAGGCCAAGGTCATCAGCGCCAAGCTGATCGCCGACGGGCTGCCGGTGGAAATCGGCGGCACCGAGAAGATGGCCAAGTCCAAGAACAACGGCGTCGACCCTCAGTCGATGATCGACCAGTTCGGTGCAGACACCTGCCGCTTGTTCATGATGTTCGCCTCGCCACCTGACATGAGCGCGGAATGGTCCGACTCCGGCGTTGAGGGTTCGCATCGCTTTCTCAAGCGCGTCTGGCGTCTGGCTCAAGCGCACGTCACTCAGGGCCTGCCGGGCAAACTGGACGTCGCCAACCTGAACGACGACCAGAAAGCCGTTCGCCGTGCGATCCACCTGGCCATCAAGCAGGCCAGCCATGACGTCGGCCAGAACCACAAATTCAACACCGCCATCGCCCAGGTGATGACGCTGATGAACGTGCTGGAAAAAGCCCCGCAAGGCACCGAACAGGACCGCGCGCTGATTCACGAAGGCCTGGAAACCATTACCCTGTTGCTGGCACCGATCACGCCGCACATCAGTCACGAGCTGTGGCATCGACTGGGCCACGCTGACCCGGTCATCGACGCCGGCTGGCCGGTTCTGGACGACAGCGCTCTGGTTCAAGACAGCCTGCAGCTTGTCATTCAAGTGAATGGCAAACTGCGCGGCCATATCGAGATGCCGGCCAGCGCCAGCCGCGAAGAAGTTGAAGCCGCCGCACGGGCCAATGAAAACGTGCTGCGCTTTGTCGACGGCCTGACTATTCGTAAAGTGATCGTAGTGCCCGGAAAACTGGTCAATATTGTCGCCAGCTAA
- the lipA gene encoding lipoyl synthase, translating to MIPTLDVTERPAPRAKVEAGVKLRGAEKVARIPVKIIPTTELPKKPDWIRVRIPVSPEVDRIKALLRKHKLHSVCEEASCPNLGECFSGGTATFMIMGDICTRRCPFCDVGHGRPKPLDVNEPESLAIAIADLKLKYVVITSVDRDDLRDGGAQHFADCIREIRKLSPNVQLETLVPDYRGRMDIALAITAAEPPDVFNHNLETVPRLYKAARPGSDYQWSLTLLQKFKAMMPHIPTKSGLMLGLGETDEEVIEVMKRMREHDIDMLTLGQYLQPSRSHLPVQRFVHPDTFAWFAEEGYKMGFKNVASGPLVRSSYHADEQAKLVKAELMSS from the coding sequence ATGATCCCGACGCTGGATGTTACCGAGCGCCCGGCCCCGCGTGCCAAAGTGGAAGCTGGCGTAAAGCTGCGCGGCGCCGAAAAGGTTGCGCGTATCCCGGTGAAGATCATTCCGACCACCGAATTGCCGAAAAAGCCTGACTGGATTCGCGTACGCATCCCGGTTTCCCCGGAAGTCGACCGTATCAAGGCCCTGCTGCGTAAACACAAGCTGCACAGCGTCTGCGAAGAAGCTTCCTGCCCGAACCTTGGCGAATGCTTCTCCGGTGGTACCGCGACCTTCATGATCATGGGCGACATCTGCACCCGTCGCTGCCCGTTCTGCGACGTTGGCCATGGTCGTCCGAAGCCGTTGGACGTCAACGAACCGGAAAGCCTGGCTATCGCCATCGCCGACCTGAAACTGAAGTACGTGGTGATCACCTCGGTAGACCGTGATGACCTGCGTGACGGCGGTGCCCAGCACTTTGCCGACTGCATCCGCGAAATCCGCAAACTGTCGCCGAACGTGCAACTCGAGACCCTGGTCCCGGACTACCGTGGCCGGATGGACATTGCGCTGGCAATCACCGCCGCCGAGCCGCCAGATGTGTTCAACCACAACCTGGAAACCGTGCCCCGCCTGTACAAGGCTGCGCGTCCGGGGTCGGACTACCAGTGGTCGCTGACTCTTCTGCAAAAATTCAAGGCAATGATGCCGCATATTCCGACCAAGTCCGGTTTGATGCTGGGTCTGGGCGAAACCGACGAAGAAGTCATCGAAGTCATGAAACGCATGCGTGAACACGACATCGACATGCTGACCCTGGGCCAGTACCTGCAACCGTCCCGCAGCCACTTGCCGGTGCAGCGTTTCGTGCACCCGGACACCTTCGCCTGGTTTGCCGAGGAAGGTTACAAGATGGGCTTCAAGAACGTCGCCTCCGGCCCGCTGGTACGTTCCTCGTACCACGCCGACGAGCAGGCGAAACTGGTCAAGGCCGAGTTGATGTCGTCCTGA
- the lipB gene encoding lipoyl(octanoyl) transferase LipB — protein sequence MSEPLGFRELGQLAYEPVWHAMQRFTNERGSDRADEIWLVEHPPVFTQGQAGKAEHLLLPGDIPVVQVDRGGQVTYHGPGQLVAYLLLDVRKLGFGVRDLVSRMEQCLIELLASYGVTAVAKADAPGVYVNGAKIASLGLRIRHGCSFHGLALNVDMDLEPFRRINPCGYAGLAMTQLRDHTGPIEFAEVSARLRAQLVKHLDYAEQTTLTGGID from the coding sequence ATGTCCGAACCGCTGGGCTTTCGCGAGCTCGGCCAGCTGGCTTACGAGCCGGTCTGGCATGCCATGCAACGATTCACCAATGAACGCGGCAGCGACCGCGCCGATGAGATCTGGCTGGTCGAGCACCCGCCGGTTTTTACCCAGGGCCAGGCCGGCAAGGCTGAGCATCTGCTGCTTCCCGGCGATATTCCGGTCGTGCAGGTCGACCGTGGCGGTCAAGTGACTTACCACGGCCCGGGTCAGTTGGTGGCTTATCTGCTGCTGGACGTGCGCAAGCTGGGTTTCGGCGTGCGCGATCTGGTCAGCCGGATGGAACAGTGCCTGATCGAGCTGCTGGCCAGCTACGGGGTAACGGCCGTGGCCAAGGCCGATGCGCCGGGCGTCTATGTCAACGGTGCAAAAATCGCTTCTTTGGGGCTGCGGATCCGCCACGGTTGCTCCTTTCACGGCTTGGCCCTGAACGTGGATATGGACCTGGAGCCGTTTCGCCGGATTAACCCCTGTGGATACGCCGGGCTGGCCATGACCCAGCTGCGCGATCACACCGGGCCGATTGAATTTGCCGAGGTAAGTGCCCGGCTGCGTGCGCAGCTCGTCAAACACCTCGACTATGCTGAGCAGACGACCCTAACGGGCGGAATCGACTGA